In one Fodinicola acaciae genomic region, the following are encoded:
- a CDS encoding pyridoxal phosphate-dependent aminotransferase, producing the protein MIAHSATLAINERIAARQAAGERIVNLGFGEAGLPVPPMIEKVLADAAGLSSYAPVAGSLTARTAAAGYFQRRGMPTTADQVVFAPGSKALLFGLISAIGGDVVLPVPSWVSYAAQVALTGHQVIGVPIPAEAGGVPDPQRLPGALAEARRRGLDPRVLVVTVPDNPTGTYASPDLVREVCELARAESLLVISDEIYRDLTYEPAGLRGPGEIAPDHVIVTTGLSKQAALGGYRIGFTRLPNDKLLAPLIGLASEVWSCMPTPMQAVAECVLAEPPELVAHVAAARRLHGLVSQAVYERFVAAGATGRRPTAGFYLYPDFGSLPTIHSGAELAEVLLERHGIGVLAGSAFGDDPAALRCRVATSLLYGRTAEERWSALASANPIAEPWISEALETIDNGLAALRC; encoded by the coding sequence ATGATCGCGCATTCGGCGACATTGGCGATCAACGAGCGGATCGCGGCGCGGCAGGCGGCCGGCGAGCGCATCGTCAACCTCGGCTTCGGCGAGGCCGGCCTGCCGGTGCCACCGATGATCGAGAAGGTGCTGGCGGACGCCGCCGGCCTGTCCTCGTACGCGCCGGTCGCCGGCTCGCTCACGGCTCGTACGGCCGCCGCCGGCTATTTCCAGCGCCGTGGCATGCCCACCACAGCCGACCAGGTTGTCTTCGCGCCAGGCAGCAAGGCACTGCTTTTTGGCCTGATATCGGCGATCGGCGGTGACGTCGTGCTGCCGGTGCCGAGCTGGGTCAGCTACGCCGCACAGGTCGCGCTGACCGGCCACCAGGTCATCGGCGTCCCGATCCCGGCCGAGGCCGGCGGCGTGCCGGATCCGCAGCGGCTGCCGGGCGCGCTGGCCGAGGCGCGCCGGCGCGGCCTGGATCCGCGCGTGCTGGTGGTCACCGTGCCGGACAACCCGACCGGCACGTACGCGTCGCCGGATCTGGTCCGGGAGGTCTGCGAACTGGCTCGCGCGGAGAGTTTGCTGGTTATTTCCGACGAAATCTACCGCGATCTCACGTACGAGCCGGCGGGGCTGCGCGGTCCCGGCGAGATCGCACCGGATCACGTCATCGTGACCACCGGGCTGAGCAAGCAGGCGGCGCTCGGCGGCTATCGGATCGGATTCACCAGGCTGCCAAACGACAAACTGCTCGCGCCGCTGATCGGCCTGGCCAGCGAGGTCTGGTCGTGCATGCCGACGCCGATGCAGGCGGTCGCCGAGTGCGTCCTCGCCGAGCCGCCGGAGTTGGTCGCGCACGTGGCGGCGGCTCGGCGGCTGCACGGACTGGTGAGCCAGGCGGTGTACGAGCGTTTCGTCGCGGCCGGCGCCACCGGCCGCCGTCCGACGGCCGGCTTCTATCTCTATCCGGATTTCGGATCGCTGCCGACCATCCACAGTGGAGCCGAGCTGGCCGAGGTTTTGCTTGAGCGGCACGGAATCGGCGTACTCGCCGGCTCCGCGTTCGGCGACGATCCGGCCGCGCTGCGATGTCGCGTCGCCACCAGCCTGCTCTATGGACGTACGGCTGAGGAGCGTTGGAGTGCGTTGGCGAGCGCCAATCCGATCGCCGAGCCGTGGATTTCCGAGGCGCTCGAAACCATCGACAACGGACTCGCCGCCTTGCGCTGTTAA
- a CDS encoding MurR/RpiR family transcriptional regulator, protein MAAPTTYDELRKAMTERLGDYAPGQRRIAQAILDDPEGTAFRSIGETAQLAGVHSSSLVRFAASLGLSGYPALVELCRRQLADQAQLVRRFDRAAEGEPSTLLATAAEHDRQNIARTVARVDNDDWQAAVDALAHAPHVHVIGLRKCYGVAHLLAYLVRLVRPGVRQIAPVSGSLVDDLRDLAPEDTLVAISIHRYTADTVRVLKAAAGRGLRTIALTDHPSSPLARLADVTFQVETSGVTVLRSVTAFTVLAQALATAVAVRLGADSRAELLTDEQLLEEFSVYLV, encoded by the coding sequence ATGGCGGCACCGACGACGTACGACGAGCTGCGCAAAGCGATGACCGAGCGGCTCGGCGACTACGCACCGGGTCAGCGGCGGATCGCGCAGGCGATCCTGGACGACCCGGAAGGCACGGCGTTCCGCAGTATCGGCGAGACCGCGCAGCTCGCCGGCGTGCACTCGTCGTCGCTGGTCAGGTTTGCGGCGAGCCTCGGCCTCAGCGGCTATCCGGCGCTGGTGGAGCTGTGCCGCCGGCAGCTGGCCGACCAGGCGCAGCTCGTACGCCGCTTCGACCGCGCGGCCGAAGGTGAGCCGTCGACGCTGCTGGCGACCGCCGCCGAGCACGACCGCCAGAACATCGCTCGTACGGTCGCGCGCGTCGACAACGACGACTGGCAGGCCGCTGTCGACGCGCTGGCGCATGCACCGCACGTGCACGTCATCGGCCTGCGGAAGTGTTACGGCGTCGCGCATCTGCTGGCGTATCTGGTGCGGCTCGTACGACCCGGTGTCCGCCAGATCGCGCCGGTGTCCGGCTCGTTGGTCGACGATCTGCGTGACCTGGCGCCGGAGGACACGTTGGTGGCGATCTCGATCCACCGCTACACGGCCGACACCGTACGCGTGCTGAAGGCCGCGGCCGGCCGTGGACTGCGGACGATCGCGCTGACCGACCATCCGTCGTCGCCGCTGGCGCGGCTGGCCGACGTGACCTTCCAGGTCGAGACGAGCGGTGTCACCGTACTCCGGTCGGTCACCGCGTTCACCGTGCTGGCGCAGGCATTGGCGACGGCGGTGGCCGTGCGGCTCGGCGCCGACAGCCGCGCCGAGCTGCTGACCGACGAGCAGCTGCTGGAGGAGTTCTCGGTCTATCTAGTGTGA
- a CDS encoding GNAT family N-acetyltransferase, producing MTVDIRVLTDDAELRRSASVFATALVGAPELDPDRDLSKRFEPGRTLGAFVDGEMVGTANAYTSWLVSPGGDRLPHAAVTHVGVLPTHTRRGVLSGLMRRQLADFAARGEVVASLRASEGVIYGRFGYGVATIGATYELTRERLALRPEVPAGGRVRLLHPDTGWQEARKIYPSAASWVGAINRPAYWWDGVQYSARKGQKQYFLVHGEPGAEDGFLRYEVAENWWESPRTIVVHDLIAASETAYAGLVRYLVSIDLVERIKFDYTPTDTPLAYFFVDPRALNTTSRDDETWLRLVDVPAALSRRTYRGDGSVTVSVTDNVLPDNNGTYVISGKGASRTESDPDLSVDVSTLAALYLGGPRWWQLARAGRVTVHRADAVAEADDLFHQDAAPFCGTYF from the coding sequence GTGACCGTTGACATCAGAGTTCTGACCGACGACGCCGAGCTGCGTCGCTCGGCGTCCGTGTTCGCGACCGCGTTGGTTGGTGCGCCGGAGTTGGATCCCGATCGGGATCTGAGCAAGCGATTCGAGCCGGGGCGGACGTTGGGGGCGTTCGTGGACGGCGAGATGGTGGGTACGGCCAATGCGTACACCAGTTGGCTGGTGTCGCCGGGCGGCGACCGGTTGCCGCATGCGGCTGTCACGCATGTCGGTGTGCTGCCGACGCATACGCGGCGCGGGGTGTTGTCGGGGTTGATGCGCCGGCAGCTGGCGGATTTTGCCGCTCGTGGCGAGGTTGTCGCGAGCTTGCGCGCCAGTGAAGGAGTCATCTACGGCCGGTTCGGCTATGGCGTGGCGACCATCGGCGCGACGTACGAGCTGACGCGCGAGCGGCTCGCGTTGCGGCCGGAGGTGCCGGCGGGTGGGCGCGTGCGGCTGCTGCACCCGGACACCGGCTGGCAGGAAGCGCGGAAAATCTATCCGTCGGCGGCCAGCTGGGTCGGTGCGATCAACCGGCCGGCGTACTGGTGGGACGGCGTCCAGTATTCGGCGCGCAAAGGGCAAAAGCAGTATTTCCTGGTCCACGGCGAGCCGGGCGCCGAGGACGGCTTCCTGCGTTACGAGGTGGCGGAAAACTGGTGGGAGAGTCCGCGGACGATCGTCGTCCACGACCTGATCGCGGCCAGCGAGACCGCGTACGCCGGGCTGGTCCGCTATCTGGTCTCGATCGACCTGGTGGAGCGGATCAAGTTCGACTACACGCCCACCGACACGCCGTTGGCGTATTTCTTCGTCGATCCGCGCGCGTTGAACACGACGTCGCGTGACGACGAGACGTGGCTGCGACTGGTCGACGTGCCGGCGGCGCTGTCCAGGCGCACCTACCGCGGCGACGGATCCGTGACCGTCTCGGTGACCGACAACGTGCTGCCGGACAACAACGGCACGTACGTGATCAGCGGCAAAGGCGCGAGCCGCACCGAGTCCGACCCCGACCTGTCGGTCGACGTGAGTACGCTCGCCGCGCTCTACCTCGGTGGACCGCGCTGGTGGCAGCTGGCACGCGCCGGCCGCGTGACGGTGCATCGCGCCGACGCGGTCGCCGAGGCGGACGACCTGTTCCACCAGGACGCGGCGCCGTTCTGCGGCACCTACTTCTAG
- a CDS encoding N-acetylmuramoyl-L-alanine amidase family protein, giving the protein MDHHWPRWAAVVVTALLTLTACGQPVTTPSPSAPGPTVSPTPQSPAPRTSNVGAPGPAPTIVIDPGHSPAITATDPATGLDVSGYVNEPEMHDVFAVAVLVKAKLEASGYRVVMTKNQVTDRIDQAKRAAIANNTHAALALSIHDQAGRNGGIGFNQGNNTVYYQSVGTYRATPRGKRIYFTDRAVAATSARYGQVFGQQRTLAEGHQVAVRGDVGYDLGSRELAPGNIWIVQLLSKVPWIYNEAGGNSAGMIGLSAADKDRYANGLVAAVEHCVPSH; this is encoded by the coding sequence ATGGATCATCACTGGCCGCGCTGGGCGGCGGTCGTCGTCACCGCGCTGCTCACTCTCACCGCCTGCGGCCAGCCAGTCACCACCCCGTCCCCCAGCGCACCAGGGCCGACGGTGTCGCCGACACCGCAGAGCCCGGCACCTCGTACGAGCAACGTCGGCGCACCTGGACCTGCGCCGACGATCGTCATCGACCCGGGCCACAGTCCCGCCATCACCGCGACCGATCCGGCCACCGGTCTGGACGTGTCCGGTTACGTGAACGAGCCGGAGATGCACGACGTGTTCGCGGTCGCCGTCCTGGTCAAGGCCAAGCTGGAGGCCTCCGGCTATCGGGTCGTGATGACCAAGAACCAGGTCACCGACCGGATCGACCAGGCCAAACGCGCGGCCATCGCCAACAACACGCACGCGGCGCTGGCGCTCAGCATCCACGACCAGGCCGGCCGCAACGGCGGAATCGGCTTCAACCAAGGAAACAACACGGTCTACTACCAGTCCGTCGGCACCTATCGCGCCACGCCGCGCGGCAAGCGGATTTACTTCACCGACCGTGCGGTCGCGGCGACGAGCGCACGCTATGGCCAGGTCTTCGGCCAGCAGCGCACGCTCGCCGAAGGCCATCAGGTGGCCGTACGCGGCGACGTCGGCTATGACCTCGGCAGCCGCGAGCTGGCGCCGGGCAACATCTGGATCGTCCAGCTGCTCTCGAAAGTGCCGTGGATCTACAACGAGGCCGGCGGCAACAGCGCCGGCATGATCGGTCTCAGCGCGGCCGACAAGGACCGCTATGCCAACGGCCTGGTCGCCGCCGTCGAGCACTGCGTGCCGTCACACTAG
- a CDS encoding phosphotransferase: MTDPGVEVTADLVRALLQEQHPDLAGLTIREVTGGWSNQMWRLGDELAVRMQRMARTPEFQLKERRWLPVLAPLLPLPVPTPVRFGEPSERFPKHWTVMTWVPGKPLDHSSISRSVHAADTLAGFLQALHVEAPVEAPIATDRGAHPRNCTDGFESFFQAVTPDDIVADVRAVWDDAVAADDWKGPPVWVHGDLHPANVVVSDGTLSGILDFGDLSAGDPAWDLASAWVLLPAGAAARFFDTYARADEAAIRRARGLAAMKSLFLMLMGQNGDRGLPGGKSHWGPAGRAALDRVLSGI, from the coding sequence ATGACAGATCCCGGGGTCGAGGTCACCGCTGACCTGGTCCGCGCGCTGCTGCAGGAGCAACATCCAGACCTCGCGGGGCTGACCATCCGCGAGGTGACTGGCGGCTGGAGCAATCAGATGTGGCGTCTCGGGGACGAGTTGGCCGTGCGAATGCAGCGCATGGCCCGCACGCCGGAGTTCCAGCTCAAGGAACGCCGATGGCTACCCGTGCTGGCGCCGCTCCTGCCGCTTCCGGTGCCAACTCCGGTGCGGTTCGGCGAGCCGTCCGAACGCTTCCCCAAGCACTGGACCGTGATGACCTGGGTCCCCGGCAAGCCGCTTGACCACAGCTCGATCAGCCGCAGCGTCCACGCCGCCGACACGCTGGCGGGTTTTCTCCAGGCGCTCCATGTTGAGGCGCCTGTCGAAGCGCCGATCGCGACCGACCGCGGTGCGCATCCCCGCAACTGCACAGACGGCTTCGAAAGCTTCTTCCAGGCCGTCACCCCCGACGACATCGTTGCCGACGTCCGGGCCGTCTGGGATGACGCCGTTGCGGCCGACGATTGGAAAGGCCCGCCGGTGTGGGTGCATGGCGACCTCCATCCCGCGAACGTCGTTGTCTCGGACGGAACGCTTTCAGGCATCCTCGACTTCGGTGATCTGTCCGCCGGCGATCCAGCGTGGGACCTCGCTTCCGCATGGGTGCTGCTACCGGCAGGCGCTGCCGCACGATTCTTCGACACGTACGCGCGTGCGGACGAAGCGGCGATCCGGCGAGCCAGGGGGCTGGCCGCGATGAAGAGCCTTTTCCTGATGCTCATGGGACAGAACGGAGATCGGGGGCTTCCCGGCGGCAAGTCTCATTGGGGGCCCGCAGGTCGAGCGGCACTTGATCGTGTTCTTAGTGGTATTTGA
- a CDS encoding sigma-70 family RNA polymerase sigma factor: MSDSTAVFEAQRDRLRAVAYRMLGSYADAEDVVQEAWLRFSRQDTATIHNLAGWLTTVVGRISLDVLRSRQARPEAAYGELVVTVDDGAAPEQDAELADSVGLALLVVLESLKPTERLAFVLHDLFAVPFDDIGQILGKSADATKMLASRARRKVQATEPPASGPEQRAVVQAFLTAARDGDFDGLLRVLHPDVKLTAESADGTYVVIGATKVATGAQRVRTGTIGFWRTALVNGRPGLVTWDDEKSPLGITAYTVVDGLITEISILTDPARLAAVDLPEPD; this comes from the coding sequence ATGTCCGACAGCACGGCGGTGTTCGAAGCGCAGCGCGACCGGTTACGCGCGGTCGCCTATCGCATGCTCGGCTCGTACGCCGACGCCGAGGATGTCGTACAGGAGGCATGGCTGCGGTTTTCCCGCCAGGACACCGCGACGATCCACAACCTCGCCGGCTGGCTGACGACCGTCGTCGGCCGGATCAGCCTGGACGTGTTGCGGTCGCGGCAGGCGCGTCCGGAGGCCGCGTACGGCGAGCTCGTCGTGACGGTCGACGATGGCGCCGCCCCGGAGCAGGACGCGGAGCTCGCCGACTCGGTCGGCCTGGCGCTGCTGGTCGTGCTCGAGTCGCTGAAGCCGACCGAGCGGCTGGCCTTCGTCCTGCACGACCTGTTCGCCGTACCGTTCGACGACATCGGCCAGATCCTCGGCAAATCCGCCGACGCGACGAAGATGCTCGCGAGCCGCGCGCGGCGGAAAGTGCAGGCGACCGAGCCGCCGGCAAGCGGTCCGGAGCAGCGCGCGGTCGTGCAGGCGTTCCTGACCGCAGCTCGCGACGGAGACTTCGACGGACTGCTGCGTGTCCTGCATCCTGACGTGAAGCTGACCGCAGAGAGCGCCGACGGCACGTACGTGGTGATCGGCGCCACCAAGGTCGCGACCGGAGCGCAGCGGGTACGCACCGGCACGATCGGCTTCTGGCGGACCGCACTCGTCAACGGCCGCCCCGGCCTGGTCACCTGGGACGACGAGAAGTCGCCGCTCGGCATCACCGCTTATACGGTCGTCGACGGACTGATCACCGAGATCTCGATCCTGACCGACCCGGCCAGGCTGGCGGCGGTGGACCTGCCGGAGCCGGACTGA
- a CDS encoding carboxymuconolactone decarboxylase family protein gives MTARLKDAPNPDLFTAVGHLHKAIQAGGVDPLVLELVHLRASQINGCSPCVFAGVHSAKQHGETDERLHNVVTWRETPFFTEAERAALALTEAATRIQDGAPGVTDEIWDAVAAHFDQQQLMAITLNIALTNFFNRINRTTGEQAGKTW, from the coding sequence ATGACAGCACGGCTGAAGGACGCGCCAAACCCTGACCTGTTCACGGCGGTGGGACACCTGCACAAGGCCATCCAGGCCGGCGGCGTCGACCCGCTCGTACTGGAGCTGGTGCACCTGCGCGCCAGCCAGATCAACGGCTGCAGCCCATGCGTCTTCGCCGGCGTACATTCGGCGAAACAGCACGGCGAGACGGACGAGCGGCTGCACAACGTCGTCACGTGGCGCGAGACGCCCTTTTTCACCGAAGCGGAGCGTGCCGCATTGGCGCTGACGGAGGCGGCGACGCGGATCCAGGACGGTGCGCCTGGGGTCACGGATGAGATTTGGGACGCGGTGGCGGCGCACTTTGATCAGCAGCAGTTGATGGCGATTACGTTGAACATCGCGCTGACGAATTTCTTCAATCGGATCAACCGTACGACGGGGGAGCAGGCGGGTAAGACCTGGTAG
- a CDS encoding ABC transporter ATP-binding protein, giving the protein MEALRLLMEQIRPHRWLVLTGAVITFVGGLAGLAEPLAAKAVIDSLGSGRSLLWPIVLLTGLVAAGAAVSALGGYVLARTAENVVLTARRRLIGRMLRLRVSDVDRLKPGDLIARLTSDTTLLRGISTTGLVNAANGVLMVIGSIVLMAVMDWVLLLVTLGVLVLIGGLAGLMLPQIGRATEAAQASVATIGTTLERALGAFRTVKASNAEAREIESGRQAAAQAWRSGVRAAKWNAAVDVVAGLAIQVSFLVVLGVGGARVATGAMELSSLIAFLLFLFYLMAPVMSVIEAGVQLQLGLAAIRRMREIELLQTESGNVLEFRPQPVAAGPASISFDRVSFRYQPDGPLVHQDLSFRLPAGGMSAFVGPSGAGKTTVFSLIERFYEPESGSVRVDGRDTADWPLNELRAAIAYVEQDAPILAGTIRDNLLYAAPTASDDEIAAAVARTRLESTISRLPDGLDTVVGHRGVTLSGGERQRIAIARALLRRPRVLLLDEITSQLDAVNELALREVVADVAKTTTVLVIAHRLSTVASADRVLVIDRGELRATGTHAELLAAGGLYRELATTQSLEAGGLAS; this is encoded by the coding sequence ATGGAGGCCTTGCGGCTGCTGATGGAGCAGATCCGGCCGCACCGATGGCTGGTGCTGACCGGTGCGGTGATCACCTTCGTCGGTGGCCTGGCCGGCCTCGCCGAGCCGCTGGCGGCGAAGGCCGTGATCGACTCGCTGGGCTCCGGCCGCTCGCTGCTCTGGCCGATCGTCCTGCTAACCGGCCTGGTGGCGGCCGGCGCCGCGGTGTCCGCGCTCGGCGGCTATGTCCTCGCGCGTACGGCCGAAAACGTCGTGCTCACCGCACGCCGCCGGCTGATCGGCCGGATGCTGCGGCTGCGCGTCTCCGACGTCGACCGGCTCAAGCCCGGCGACCTGATCGCGCGGCTCACCTCCGACACGACGCTGCTGCGCGGCATCAGCACGACCGGCCTGGTCAACGCGGCAAACGGGGTGCTGATGGTGATCGGTTCGATCGTCCTGATGGCCGTCATGGACTGGGTCCTGCTGCTGGTGACGCTCGGCGTACTCGTGCTGATCGGCGGCCTGGCCGGCCTGATGCTGCCGCAGATCGGCCGCGCGACCGAGGCGGCGCAGGCGTCGGTCGCCACCATCGGCACCACGCTGGAACGCGCGCTCGGCGCTTTTCGTACGGTCAAGGCCAGCAACGCCGAGGCGCGCGAGATCGAGTCCGGCCGCCAAGCCGCCGCACAGGCGTGGCGCAGCGGCGTACGTGCGGCGAAGTGGAACGCCGCCGTCGACGTCGTCGCCGGTCTGGCGATCCAGGTGTCGTTTCTGGTCGTGCTTGGCGTCGGCGGTGCGCGCGTGGCGACCGGCGCGATGGAGCTGTCGTCGCTGATCGCCTTCCTGCTCTTTCTCTTCTATCTGATGGCGCCGGTCATGTCGGTCATCGAGGCCGGCGTCCAGCTGCAGCTCGGACTGGCCGCGATCCGCCGGATGCGGGAGATCGAGCTGCTGCAGACCGAGAGCGGCAACGTGCTCGAGTTCCGGCCGCAGCCGGTGGCGGCCGGGCCGGCGTCGATCAGCTTCGACCGCGTGTCGTTTCGCTATCAACCGGACGGTCCGCTGGTGCACCAGGACCTGAGCTTCCGGCTGCCGGCCGGCGGCATGTCCGCCTTCGTCGGACCGTCCGGCGCCGGCAAGACGACGGTGTTCTCGCTGATCGAGCGGTTCTACGAGCCGGAGTCCGGCAGCGTACGCGTTGACGGTCGCGACACCGCCGACTGGCCGCTCAACGAGCTGCGCGCGGCGATCGCGTACGTCGAACAGGACGCACCGATCCTGGCCGGCACGATCCGCGACAACCTGCTCTATGCCGCCCCGACCGCCAGCGACGACGAGATCGCGGCGGCGGTCGCGCGTACCCGGCTCGAATCGACGATCTCGCGACTGCCGGACGGCCTCGACACGGTCGTCGGCCACCGTGGCGTCACGCTCTCCGGCGGCGAGCGCCAGCGGATCGCCATCGCTCGCGCGCTACTACGCCGGCCGCGCGTGCTCCTGCTGGACGAGATCACCTCCCAGCTCGACGCGGTGAACGAGCTGGCGCTGCGCGAGGTCGTCGCCGACGTCGCGAAGACGACGACCGTACTCGTCATCGCACACCGGCTGTCGACGGTCGCCAGCGCCGACCGTGTGCTGGTGATCGACCGCGGTGAGCTGCGCGCCACCGGCACACATGCCGAGCTGCTGGCCGCCGGCGGTCTCTATCGCGAGCTGGCGACCACCCAGTCGCTGGAAGCCGGCGGCCTCGCTTCCTAG
- a CDS encoding amino acid permease has protein sequence MVATTQEQSASPLRQGLQTRQLTMIALGGVIGAGLFVGSGTAIKTAGPGVLLVYLVTGGLVILVMRMLAELAVAAPATGSFAVYATRELGHWAGLAVGWLYAYHWCVTIAFEAIAGAAITQQLLPGIPSWAAALLFMAALTGVNLAQVRSFGRFEFWFALIKVAAIVAFILIGLVAIVGLLPGVPAPGLSNLTGHGGFLPNGWSPLLLTTLVVFFSYFGTELATVAAGEAVHPAETVRRSMRSVAWRILLFYAGSIFVVVMLLPWNATAVTASPYAAVLERLGIPGAAFIMDLIVLTAVLSCLNSGIYSSSRMLFAMARQGEGSKALARTSRSGVPYVAVCAASVGGFLAVLANYFLPTAVVFNFLLNSSGSVAVVIYLVIAVTQIRGRRRAEAAGESLTVRMWGFPYLSWFVVAALTIVLLGMAVAPDKRDKLLLTCAVTAVAVAAGLIVQARRKGAK, from the coding sequence ATGGTCGCCACGACCCAGGAACAGTCCGCCAGTCCACTCAGACAGGGTTTGCAGACCCGGCAGCTCACGATGATCGCGCTCGGCGGCGTGATCGGCGCCGGCCTCTTCGTCGGCAGCGGCACGGCGATCAAGACCGCCGGACCCGGTGTGCTGCTGGTCTATCTGGTCACCGGCGGCCTGGTCATCCTGGTGATGCGGATGCTCGCCGAGCTCGCCGTCGCCGCGCCGGCCACCGGCTCGTTCGCCGTGTACGCGACCAGAGAGCTCGGCCACTGGGCCGGTCTCGCGGTCGGCTGGCTCTACGCGTATCACTGGTGCGTCACGATCGCCTTCGAGGCGATCGCTGGCGCAGCGATCACGCAACAGCTGTTGCCTGGCATCCCGTCGTGGGCCGCCGCGCTGCTGTTCATGGCCGCGCTGACCGGCGTCAACCTGGCGCAGGTGCGCTCGTTCGGCCGGTTCGAGTTCTGGTTCGCGCTGATCAAGGTGGCCGCGATCGTCGCGTTCATCCTCATCGGTCTGGTGGCGATCGTCGGCCTGCTGCCAGGCGTGCCAGCACCCGGCCTGTCCAACCTGACCGGTCACGGCGGCTTCCTGCCCAACGGTTGGTCTCCCCTGCTGCTCACCACGCTCGTCGTGTTTTTCTCCTATTTCGGCACCGAGTTGGCGACCGTCGCGGCCGGCGAGGCGGTGCATCCGGCCGAGACCGTACGGCGGAGCATGCGCAGCGTCGCGTGGCGGATCCTGTTGTTCTACGCCGGTTCGATCTTCGTCGTCGTGATGTTGTTGCCGTGGAACGCGACCGCGGTCACCGCCTCGCCGTATGCCGCCGTGCTGGAACGTCTCGGCATTCCCGGCGCGGCGTTCATCATGGACCTGATCGTGCTGACCGCTGTCCTTTCCTGCCTCAACTCCGGCATCTACTCGTCCTCGCGAATGCTGTTCGCGATGGCGCGTCAAGGCGAAGGGTCGAAGGCATTGGCGCGTACAAGCCGATCCGGTGTGCCTTACGTCGCCGTGTGCGCGGCCTCTGTCGGCGGATTTTTGGCCGTGCTGGCCAACTATTTCCTGCCGACCGCCGTCGTTTTCAACTTCCTGCTCAATTCTTCCGGCTCGGTGGCCGTGGTCATCTATCTGGTCATCGCTGTCACGCAGATCCGCGGCCGCCGCCGCGCCGAGGCCGCCGGCGAGTCGCTGACCGTACGCATGTGGGGTTTTCCTTATCTTTCCTGGTTTGTCGTCGCGGCCCTGACGATCGTCCTGCTCGGCATGGCGGTCGCGCCGGACAAGCGTGACAAGCTGTTGTTGACCTGCGCGGTCACCGCGGTCGCGGTGGCGGCCGGCCTGATCGTCCAGGCTCGACGTAAAGGAGCGAAATGA